A single window of Ananas comosus cultivar F153 linkage group 24, ASM154086v1, whole genome shotgun sequence DNA harbors:
- the LOC109728711 gene encoding nucleolar GTP-binding protein 1 isoform X1 yields MRASNLLHQLQIPPTNLAKRSIRRFSNSQIPKGCFPVGDTGRKSASETQKSHSLCICRQLQSSSCENAEEGTRRSNSEDVVFTLEKASKKHETVGAFQKLPMVMPAIDILSSAQRKARNVPPTKGIANIAKREKNRGAKQLDALMKELAVPLRTYMETFPNKRYLHPYERSLIELTFGEGNYEQVLGRVDALRKKLISVGKQHASLCAQSSSKREAEERLNEGRKRLEETFNIGKSAVDDLLTVAKTLRAMPVVDPRTPTLCLVGAPNVGKSSLVRILSSGKPEVCNYPFTTRGVLMGHIILNYERFQVTDTPGLLRRHEDDRNNIERLTLAVLSHLPTAVLFVHDLSGECGTSPDDQFVTYKEIKERFGDRLWLDVISKCDLLGDSSTGIIEGDDAVARYKMFGPDGSIRVSVKSELGVDELKSRVHQLLISQMARIRSEKGEEQSDGMISSS; encoded by the exons ATGAGAGCATCCAATCTCCTTCATCAGCTGCAGATTCCTCCCACAAATTTAGCCAAGCGAAGCATCAGAAGATTCAGCAACTCTCAGATCcccaaag GATGTTTTCCTGTTGGGGATACAGGTCGAAAATCGGCTTCAGAAACGCAAAAAAGCCATTCTCTTTGCATTTGTCGACAGTTGCAGTCATCTTCTTGTGAAAATGCCGAAGAGGGCACCAGAAGGTCTAATTCAGAGGATGTTGTTTTCACACTG GAAAAAGCTTCGAAGAAACATGAAACGGTCGGAGCATTCCAGAAGCTCCCAATGGTGATGCCGGCAATTGATATACTTTCTTCAGCTCAGAGAAAAGCGAGAAATGTCCCGCCTACTAAGG GTATTGCAAATATAGCCAAGCGAGAAAAAAATAGAGGTGCGAAGCAACTTGATGCCTTAATGAAA GAATTAGCTGTACCTTTGCGTACGTACATGGAAACCTTTCCTAATAAAAGATATCTACATCCATATGAGCGATCTCTCATCGAGCTTACTTTTGGTGAGGGTAACTATGAACAG GTGCTAGGAAGAGTTGATGCTCTGAGGAAAAAGCTTATATCTGTCGGAAAGCAACATGCGTCTCTTTGTGCTCAG TCATCATCGAAGCGCGAAGCAGAGGAGCGACTTAATGAG GGTCGAAAAAGGCTCGAGGAAACCTTTAATATCGGAAAGAGTGCTGTTGATGATCTACTAACTGTTGCAAAG ACGTTGCGTGCTATGCCAGTGGTTGATCCACGGACGCCTACGCTTTGTCTTGTCGGAGCACCGAATGTGGGGAAATCTTCGTTGGTTCGGATACTCTCGTCAGGAAAGCCAGAA GTGTGCAACTACCCTTTCACAACAAGAGGAGTTTTAATGGGTCATATTATCTTGAACTATGAGCGTTTCCAg GTTACTGATACTCCAGGACTCCTTAGAAGACATGAAG ACGACAGGAACAACATAGAAAGATTAACGCTCGCCGTCCTCTCTCATCTGCCAACTGCTGTTCTCTTCGTTCACGACCTCTCGGGAGAATGCGGGACCTCGCCCGACGACCAG TTCGTTACCTACAAAGAAATAAAGGAACGATTTGGGGATCGCCTATGGCTCGACGTCATTTCCAAATGCGATCTCTTGGGGGATTCTTCGACCGGCATCATAGAGGGCGATGATGCGGTCGCGAGGTACAAAATGTTCGGACCGGATGGATCCATTCGTGTTTCAGTGAAGAGCGAACTTGGTGTCGATGAG CTGAAGAGCAGAGTTCATCAACTGCTGATCTCCC
- the LOC109728711 gene encoding nucleolar GTP-binding protein 1 isoform X2 has translation MRASNLLHQLQIPPTNLAKRSIRRFSNSQIPKGRKSASETQKSHSLCICRQLQSSSCENAEEGTRRSNSEDVVFTLEKASKKHETVGAFQKLPMVMPAIDILSSAQRKARNVPPTKGIANIAKREKNRGAKQLDALMKELAVPLRTYMETFPNKRYLHPYERSLIELTFGEGNYEQVLGRVDALRKKLISVGKQHASLCAQSSSKREAEERLNEGRKRLEETFNIGKSAVDDLLTVAKTLRAMPVVDPRTPTLCLVGAPNVGKSSLVRILSSGKPEVCNYPFTTRGVLMGHIILNYERFQVTDTPGLLRRHEDDRNNIERLTLAVLSHLPTAVLFVHDLSGECGTSPDDQFVTYKEIKERFGDRLWLDVISKCDLLGDSSTGIIEGDDAVARYKMFGPDGSIRVSVKSELGVDELKSRVHQLLISQMARIRSEKGEEQSDGMISSS, from the exons ATGAGAGCATCCAATCTCCTTCATCAGCTGCAGATTCCTCCCACAAATTTAGCCAAGCGAAGCATCAGAAGATTCAGCAACTCTCAGATCcccaaag GTCGAAAATCGGCTTCAGAAACGCAAAAAAGCCATTCTCTTTGCATTTGTCGACAGTTGCAGTCATCTTCTTGTGAAAATGCCGAAGAGGGCACCAGAAGGTCTAATTCAGAGGATGTTGTTTTCACACTG GAAAAAGCTTCGAAGAAACATGAAACGGTCGGAGCATTCCAGAAGCTCCCAATGGTGATGCCGGCAATTGATATACTTTCTTCAGCTCAGAGAAAAGCGAGAAATGTCCCGCCTACTAAGG GTATTGCAAATATAGCCAAGCGAGAAAAAAATAGAGGTGCGAAGCAACTTGATGCCTTAATGAAA GAATTAGCTGTACCTTTGCGTACGTACATGGAAACCTTTCCTAATAAAAGATATCTACATCCATATGAGCGATCTCTCATCGAGCTTACTTTTGGTGAGGGTAACTATGAACAG GTGCTAGGAAGAGTTGATGCTCTGAGGAAAAAGCTTATATCTGTCGGAAAGCAACATGCGTCTCTTTGTGCTCAG TCATCATCGAAGCGCGAAGCAGAGGAGCGACTTAATGAG GGTCGAAAAAGGCTCGAGGAAACCTTTAATATCGGAAAGAGTGCTGTTGATGATCTACTAACTGTTGCAAAG ACGTTGCGTGCTATGCCAGTGGTTGATCCACGGACGCCTACGCTTTGTCTTGTCGGAGCACCGAATGTGGGGAAATCTTCGTTGGTTCGGATACTCTCGTCAGGAAAGCCAGAA GTGTGCAACTACCCTTTCACAACAAGAGGAGTTTTAATGGGTCATATTATCTTGAACTATGAGCGTTTCCAg GTTACTGATACTCCAGGACTCCTTAGAAGACATGAAG ACGACAGGAACAACATAGAAAGATTAACGCTCGCCGTCCTCTCTCATCTGCCAACTGCTGTTCTCTTCGTTCACGACCTCTCGGGAGAATGCGGGACCTCGCCCGACGACCAG TTCGTTACCTACAAAGAAATAAAGGAACGATTTGGGGATCGCCTATGGCTCGACGTCATTTCCAAATGCGATCTCTTGGGGGATTCTTCGACCGGCATCATAGAGGGCGATGATGCGGTCGCGAGGTACAAAATGTTCGGACCGGATGGATCCATTCGTGTTTCAGTGAAGAGCGAACTTGGTGTCGATGAG CTGAAGAGCAGAGTTCATCAACTGCTGATCTCCC